The following proteins come from a genomic window of Pyxidicoccus sp. MSG2:
- a CDS encoding SRPBCC domain-containing protein, with amino-acid sequence MATNPREQQPIDAYLAGLDNPAAKKTLGALRLQLRKLLPGAVETLSYRMPTFKVDGNAVAGFAFFKSHCGYYPFSGSVVPALKAQLDGYTTSKSGVTFPPDKPLPVKLVKTLVQARLAEIAASGKKPSATKKKAAAKKALITERVTDSAVKEATGRDWKGWMRALDAAGAGELNHKQLVAHLAREVESSWWQQSISVAYEQARGKRVVGETATTGFQVGVVRTLPLSAREMWKQVATQPERWLGAGATLTLEPGAGYEVPKRRGAPGVRGEVRVVKPGQRIRMTWQPDGWKKPATLQLTLVPKARGVSFHVHMEKLPDAKAREAMREHWSRVVEGLAKE; translated from the coding sequence ATGGCGACGAATCCGAGAGAGCAGCAGCCCATCGACGCATACCTGGCGGGGCTGGACAACCCGGCGGCGAAGAAGACGCTGGGGGCGCTGCGCCTGCAGCTCCGCAAGCTGCTCCCCGGCGCGGTGGAGACCCTCAGCTACCGGATGCCCACCTTCAAGGTCGATGGGAACGCCGTGGCCGGGTTCGCCTTCTTCAAGAGCCACTGCGGCTACTACCCCTTCAGCGGCAGCGTGGTGCCGGCACTGAAGGCGCAGTTGGACGGCTACACCACGTCGAAGAGCGGCGTCACCTTCCCGCCCGACAAGCCGCTCCCGGTGAAGCTGGTGAAGACGCTGGTGCAGGCGCGGCTCGCGGAGATTGCCGCGAGCGGGAAGAAGCCCTCGGCCACGAAGAAGAAGGCGGCCGCGAAGAAGGCGCTCATCACCGAGCGGGTGACAGACAGCGCCGTGAAGGAGGCCACCGGGCGGGACTGGAAGGGGTGGATGCGCGCGCTGGACGCGGCAGGGGCCGGCGAGCTGAACCACAAGCAGCTCGTCGCGCACCTGGCCCGGGAGGTGGAGTCCTCATGGTGGCAGCAGTCCATTTCCGTGGCGTACGAGCAGGCCCGGGGCAAGCGGGTCGTGGGCGAGACGGCGACCACGGGCTTCCAGGTGGGCGTGGTGCGCACGCTGCCGCTGAGTGCCCGTGAGATGTGGAAGCAGGTTGCAACCCAGCCGGAGCGCTGGCTCGGTGCCGGCGCGACGCTGACGCTCGAGCCGGGGGCGGGCTACGAGGTTCCCAAGCGACGTGGAGCACCCGGCGTCCGCGGCGAGGTCCGGGTGGTGAAGCCCGGGCAGCGCATCCGCATGACCTGGCAGCCAGACGGCTGGAAGAAACCCGCGACGCTGCAGCTCACGCTGGTGCCGAAGGCGCGAGGCGTCTCCTTCCACGTGCACATGGAGAAGCTGCCGGACGCGAAGGCCCGCGAGGCGATGCGCGAACACTGGTCCAGGGTGGTCGAAGGCCTCGCGAAGGAGTGA
- a CDS encoding Ig-like domain-containing protein, protein MNGSVGLRAAFVVALLVALAACSDSNGGDDDPDDGSDNAKVARIIVTPGEGFLWVGERLTLAAFAYDEDGTLLKDVSFTWSGTDDTVAGLEDGRVEGFATGASLVTASAGDVSSSPVAVLVIDAPENAQSSDEYLAEAAEAGLVTPHEVLTYRVYAAFKDSRLPLQYKGRASGAFETEALQDVIDQYDTLPAETKAALDPFLVPPADGASWLAPPGGGQGLGNGRPTCKASTDGWDFVNSTQAKVNVWYQFTIPGQKAKAALVSEAIEKEIWPRLFDVLGFPEPLSDSGTSCPLYSPKLDVFLVRNVDFRGLTVPEFGAPYQSSVFIMLDESLSPDELKASAAHELMHASHWAFRTKSFQASYGWLRDAVANWAIDAVYGKTLQLEQDFASCYLSTPELPLQDRSTGHCSASKSDAQRDYGAYLWFQYIANTLGPSTVKSILAATQSVDTGVEAIDNVVPGGFQKHWPLFGKMLWNQAPVDTKAASFTTWDTLNEVVKSVDAHGDLGGAAEKKDDLEPELKNLSHRVYYFDFKDPATRSVLFYNGFFEPKKEGKHLKVQALWLDGAGAWQEEDWSDYEYVGLCRDMKGQRAQHLVIIMSNAETEAGGSVTATRTPYLKRNNVGCWKVQGTVNALEKQPGWSGMGRKGVVTVGFGVDAASTALDFKHPLFPDTLRVGANLLMSPSGSFSFEVAYGEGSCSYSFGPASFVLAPFSGFLQTNPFPELHSPDAAVTDWLKQPARSYVAALVDNSSVAEAVSGKDCQSPHYSVTGGLIATNDEKNGVYVNPPAVLPDGRFSKSYSYLGFNFDWSLTPQTQP, encoded by the coding sequence ATGAATGGGTCAGTGGGTCTCCGCGCCGCGTTCGTCGTGGCACTCCTGGTGGCCCTGGCCGCCTGCTCCGACTCCAACGGCGGCGACGATGACCCGGATGACGGCTCCGACAACGCGAAGGTCGCCCGCATCATCGTCACCCCGGGCGAGGGCTTCCTCTGGGTGGGGGAGCGGCTGACGCTGGCGGCGTTCGCATACGACGAGGACGGCACGCTGCTGAAGGACGTGAGCTTCACCTGGTCCGGCACGGACGACACGGTGGCGGGCCTCGAGGACGGGCGTGTGGAGGGCTTCGCCACGGGCGCATCCCTGGTGACCGCCTCCGCCGGAGACGTCTCGAGTTCGCCGGTGGCGGTGCTGGTCATCGACGCGCCGGAGAACGCGCAAAGCTCCGATGAGTACCTCGCCGAGGCCGCCGAGGCGGGGCTCGTCACGCCGCACGAGGTGCTCACCTACCGCGTCTACGCCGCCTTCAAGGACTCGCGCCTGCCGCTCCAGTACAAGGGCCGCGCGAGTGGTGCCTTCGAGACGGAGGCGCTCCAGGACGTCATCGACCAGTACGACACGCTGCCCGCCGAGACGAAGGCCGCGCTGGACCCGTTCCTGGTGCCGCCCGCCGACGGCGCGAGCTGGCTCGCGCCTCCCGGAGGCGGCCAGGGGCTCGGCAACGGCCGCCCCACCTGCAAGGCGAGCACCGACGGGTGGGACTTCGTCAACTCCACGCAGGCGAAGGTCAACGTCTGGTACCAGTTCACCATCCCCGGCCAGAAGGCGAAGGCCGCCCTGGTGTCGGAGGCCATCGAGAAGGAAATCTGGCCCCGGCTCTTCGACGTGCTCGGCTTCCCCGAGCCCCTTTCGGACTCGGGAACCAGCTGCCCGCTCTACAGCCCGAAGCTCGACGTGTTCCTCGTGCGCAACGTCGACTTCCGCGGCCTCACCGTCCCCGAGTTCGGCGCGCCGTATCAGTCCTCCGTCTTCATCATGCTGGACGAGTCGCTGTCCCCAGACGAGCTCAAGGCCTCCGCCGCGCACGAGCTGATGCATGCCAGCCACTGGGCGTTCCGGACGAAGTCCTTCCAGGCGAGCTACGGGTGGCTTCGCGACGCGGTCGCCAACTGGGCCATCGACGCCGTGTACGGCAAGACGCTCCAGCTCGAGCAGGACTTCGCGAGCTGCTACCTGAGCACGCCCGAGCTTCCGCTCCAGGACCGCTCCACGGGCCACTGCAGCGCGAGCAAGTCCGACGCGCAGCGCGACTACGGCGCCTATCTCTGGTTCCAGTACATCGCCAACACGCTCGGCCCGTCGACGGTGAAGAGCATCCTCGCGGCGACGCAGTCCGTCGACACCGGCGTGGAGGCCATCGACAACGTGGTGCCGGGAGGCTTCCAGAAGCACTGGCCGCTCTTCGGGAAGATGCTCTGGAACCAGGCCCCGGTGGACACGAAGGCCGCGTCCTTCACCACGTGGGACACGCTGAACGAGGTGGTGAAGAGCGTGGACGCGCACGGCGACCTGGGCGGCGCGGCGGAGAAGAAGGACGACCTGGAGCCGGAGCTGAAGAACCTCTCGCACCGCGTCTACTACTTCGACTTCAAGGACCCGGCGACCCGCTCGGTGCTCTTCTACAACGGCTTCTTCGAGCCGAAGAAGGAGGGCAAGCACCTCAAGGTGCAGGCGCTCTGGCTGGATGGCGCCGGCGCGTGGCAGGAGGAGGACTGGTCCGACTACGAGTACGTCGGGCTCTGCAGGGACATGAAGGGCCAGCGCGCGCAGCACCTGGTCATCATCATGAGCAACGCGGAGACCGAGGCGGGCGGCAGCGTGACGGCCACCCGGACGCCCTATCTCAAGCGCAACAACGTCGGCTGCTGGAAGGTTCAGGGGACGGTGAACGCCTTGGAGAAGCAGCCGGGGTGGTCGGGGATGGGGCGCAAGGGCGTGGTCACCGTGGGCTTCGGGGTGGATGCCGCGTCAACGGCGCTGGACTTCAAGCACCCGCTCTTTCCGGACACGCTCCGGGTCGGAGCGAACCTGCTCATGTCCCCGAGCGGCTCGTTCTCCTTCGAGGTGGCCTACGGCGAGGGCTCCTGCTCGTACAGCTTCGGCCCCGCCAGCTTCGTGCTCGCCCCGTTCTCCGGCTTCCTGCAGACGAACCCCTTCCCCGAGCTGCACAGCCCCGACGCCGCGGTGACGGACTGGCTGAAGCAGCCGGCGCGCTCCTACGTCGCCGCGCTGGTGGACAACTCGAGCGTCGCCGAGGCGGTCTCCGGCAAGGACTGCCAGAGCCCCCACTACAGCGTCACGGGAGGGCTGATCGCCACCAATGACGAGAAGAACGGCGTGTACGTGAATCCGCCCGCCGTCCTGCCCGACGGGCGCTTCTCGAAGTCCTACTCCTATCTGGGATTCAACTTCGACTGGAGCCTCACGCCCCAGACTCAGCCCTGA
- a CDS encoding ATP-binding protein → MRFWEALSLRSKLTVLLFFGLIGPMGTGLGIVAARDIRAFREDLISTTSLAAAVASEYSAAALAFQDEVAARQTLARMASLPELEFAEIQDARGRHLASYQRPGVPGGIPLPSHPVEGRWVRLDDDHVNVVQPVTHGGVRYGSLRLQTSTVALQARINAYLLGILLVGVGVAGLALGLAFLLQRLITWRVLALAEVARVVAEKGDYSVRVRKVSNDEIGFLADTFNAMLVEVERRQREAQEAIRVREEFLSIASHELRTPLTPLKLEVQSLTRAAARGTLSDQGTGLLQRDLRLIGKQLRRLETLIYNLLDVSRITSGKLQLDLEEVDLVALLREAVQRLSEECRAAGTAITLEAEQSVVGRWDPARLDQVLSNLLSNALKYGAGRPIEVEVGEREGTAWLSVRDHGVGIAKEDQARIFDRFERAVSVRHYGGLGLGLYIAQSIVASHGGHIRVESQQGAGATFIVELPVEGPPWESPGNLEPAAPPPAH, encoded by the coding sequence ATGAGGTTCTGGGAGGCGCTCTCGCTGCGGAGCAAGCTGACGGTGCTGCTCTTCTTCGGACTGATAGGCCCGATGGGGACAGGGCTCGGAATCGTCGCCGCGAGGGACATCCGTGCCTTCCGCGAGGACCTCATCTCCACGACGTCGCTGGCCGCGGCCGTCGCCAGCGAGTACAGCGCCGCGGCGCTCGCCTTCCAGGACGAGGTGGCCGCGCGGCAGACCCTCGCGCGGATGGCCTCGCTCCCGGAGCTGGAGTTCGCCGAGATCCAGGACGCGAGGGGCCGCCACCTCGCGTCCTACCAACGCCCGGGCGTCCCCGGAGGAATCCCGCTGCCCTCCCATCCCGTAGAGGGGCGGTGGGTGCGGCTGGACGACGACCACGTCAACGTGGTCCAGCCCGTCACCCACGGGGGCGTGCGCTACGGCAGCCTGCGCCTGCAGACGTCGACCGTCGCGCTCCAGGCCCGCATCAACGCCTATCTCCTCGGAATCCTGCTGGTGGGGGTGGGGGTGGCCGGGCTCGCGCTGGGGCTGGCCTTCCTGCTGCAGCGCCTCATCACCTGGCGCGTCCTCGCGCTGGCGGAGGTGGCGCGGGTGGTCGCCGAGAAGGGCGACTACTCCGTCAGGGTCCGGAAGGTGAGCAACGACGAGATTGGCTTCCTGGCCGACACCTTCAACGCCATGCTGGTGGAGGTGGAGCGCCGGCAGCGGGAGGCGCAGGAGGCCATCCGGGTGCGGGAGGAGTTCCTCTCCATCGCCTCACACGAACTGCGCACTCCACTCACCCCCCTCAAGCTGGAGGTCCAGTCGCTCACGCGGGCCGCCGCGCGAGGCACCTTGTCGGACCAGGGGACGGGACTGCTCCAGCGGGACCTCCGGCTCATCGGCAAGCAGCTCCGGCGACTGGAGACCCTCATCTACAACCTCCTGGATGTCTCCCGCATCACCAGCGGCAAGCTCCAGCTGGACCTGGAGGAGGTGGACCTCGTGGCCCTCCTCCGGGAAGCGGTCCAGCGGCTCTCCGAGGAGTGCCGGGCCGCGGGCACCGCCATCACCCTGGAGGCGGAGCAATCCGTGGTGGGGCGGTGGGACCCGGCGAGGCTGGACCAGGTGTTGAGCAACCTCCTGTCCAATGCCCTCAAGTATGGCGCAGGCAGGCCCATCGAGGTGGAGGTGGGCGAGCGGGAGGGCACCGCATGGTTGAGCGTCAGGGACCATGGGGTGGGCATCGCGAAGGAGGACCAGGCGCGCATCTTCGACCGGTTCGAGCGCGCGGTGTCGGTGCGCCACTACGGCGGCCTCGGGCTGGGGCTCTACATCGCCCAGAGCATCGTCGCCAGCCACGGAGGGCACATCCGGGTGGAGAGCCAGCAGGGCGCCGGGGCGACCTTCATCGTCGAGCTACCGGTGGAAGGCCCCCCATGGGAAAGCCCCGGGAACCTGGAGCCGGCCGCCCCGCCTCCGGCGCACTGA
- a CDS encoding YfiR family protein yields the protein MRALSILRFMPALAAFVLPQGVARAEAPVEAEVKAEFLERFTRFIDWPEAGFKSPGSPFALCLLGHTPLEPYLARMAQTRRIKDRPIQVRTLEGPGEVEGCALVWIPPEAAGSLEQVLARTAGKAILTVGDTEGLAERGAHINMKREGSRLTFDINVAQAKRSGLRFSSQLLQLGHLVGGEVPP from the coding sequence ATGAGGGCTCTGTCCATTCTCCGCTTCATGCCGGCCCTCGCTGCCTTCGTCCTCCCTCAGGGAGTGGCGAGGGCGGAGGCTCCCGTCGAGGCGGAGGTGAAGGCCGAGTTCCTGGAGCGGTTCACGCGGTTCATCGACTGGCCGGAAGCCGGGTTCAAGAGTCCGGGGTCACCCTTCGCCCTCTGCCTGCTGGGGCACACCCCGCTGGAGCCCTATCTGGCGAGAATGGCGCAGACCCGCCGCATCAAGGACCGCCCCATCCAGGTCCGGACGCTGGAAGGACCGGGCGAGGTGGAGGGCTGCGCGCTGGTCTGGATTCCTCCCGAGGCCGCCGGCTCGCTGGAGCAGGTGCTGGCGCGCACCGCGGGCAAGGCCATCCTCACCGTCGGGGACACCGAGGGCCTGGCCGAGCGCGGAGCGCACATCAACATGAAGCGGGAGGGAAGCCGGCTGACCTTCGACATCAACGTGGCCCAGGCGAAGCGCAGCGGACTGCGCTTCAGCTCCCAGTTGTTGCAGCTGGGACACCTGGTGGGTGGGGAGGTGCCCCCATGA
- a CDS encoding TonB-dependent receptor plug domain-containing protein: MKAVARPAVRSGMALLALLGGTSVARQQEAPTPEQEQTQGSLSELPLEELMQVEIVTPTKQPQKLEQAPAIVSVITREEIATWGYRSVAEALEHVPGFYIIRDFVTPNLGVRGLSSGHRAYNRTLKVLINGQPTTFRADGTNFLGLEFIPMRIIERIEVVRGPASALYGANAYLAVVNVITRQPSADHLGELTARVAYGPPTGVGGEVLLQHARQSWGALGAFRYGYVDRSGYELPVASPNYDTFATHESEGDLARPMSAFGAFDLEPSDKAALHLQVLYSRLDSFAEFLDFGTLSHDNHLVVDNFAGRAKLDLGPTDWLETSASAGFSTGGPSSRERLNAGSTETHPRRDFGYRAIDLVLESTARASRYSLLVGIDLTRDLEKPLTVFTVTNADGSETAPLGIQEEVLFQNLGVYGQGTAHPFESLPGLGLTANVRYDRHNIYGGVVNYHVGLAHAFTPQLTLKLRTGTSFLAPNPLYLYAQPLYAGDVVGNPELLPETAMTSEAQVLVTPYPKLLVSVNAYLTDTSDTIDLLPQGAQTVLPVNIGTSRTLGLETEARWSHGGHNVVATLQAQNTEEERDDPFLGTLSQPAAAYPRFLAELAWTWRSGFAGTVGLRGRYVGARRASRGNVLLANTPYLFDPYALVSAIWMYEWKHARVHLQVNNLLDSRYAEPGYNGVDLPGFGREATLGFTWTP; this comes from the coding sequence ATGAAGGCAGTGGCCAGGCCCGCGGTCCGCTCCGGCATGGCCCTTCTTGCCCTCCTGGGTGGAACCTCCGTCGCCCGGCAACAGGAGGCCCCCACCCCCGAGCAGGAGCAGACGCAAGGGTCGCTCTCCGAGCTGCCCCTCGAAGAGCTCATGCAGGTGGAAATCGTCACGCCCACCAAGCAGCCGCAGAAGCTCGAGCAGGCGCCCGCCATCGTCTCGGTCATCACACGCGAGGAAATCGCGACGTGGGGCTACCGGAGCGTCGCCGAGGCGCTCGAGCACGTCCCAGGCTTCTACATCATCCGTGACTTCGTGACGCCCAACCTCGGGGTGCGCGGGCTGAGCTCGGGACACCGCGCCTACAACCGCACCCTCAAGGTCCTGATCAATGGCCAGCCCACCACCTTCCGGGCGGATGGCACCAACTTCCTCGGACTCGAGTTCATCCCCATGCGAATCATCGAGCGCATCGAGGTCGTCCGCGGGCCTGCCTCCGCGCTCTATGGGGCGAACGCCTATCTGGCCGTGGTGAACGTCATCACGCGCCAGCCTTCCGCCGACCACCTCGGCGAACTCACGGCCCGGGTGGCCTACGGTCCTCCCACCGGCGTGGGGGGAGAGGTCCTGCTCCAGCACGCCCGGCAGTCGTGGGGCGCGCTGGGCGCCTTCAGATACGGCTACGTCGACCGCTCGGGCTACGAGCTGCCGGTGGCGTCGCCGAACTACGACACGTTCGCCACCCACGAGAGCGAGGGGGACCTCGCGCGGCCCATGTCGGCCTTCGGAGCCTTCGACCTCGAGCCGTCGGACAAGGCGGCACTCCACCTCCAGGTCCTCTACAGCCGCCTGGACTCGTTCGCCGAGTTCCTCGACTTCGGAACGCTGAGCCATGACAACCACCTCGTCGTGGACAACTTCGCCGGCCGGGCGAAGCTCGACCTCGGGCCCACCGACTGGCTGGAGACCAGCGCCTCCGCGGGCTTCTCCACGGGCGGCCCGTCGAGCCGCGAGCGCCTGAATGCCGGCTCGACGGAGACACATCCGCGCCGCGACTTCGGCTATCGCGCCATCGACCTCGTGCTCGAGTCGACCGCGCGGGCGAGCAGGTACTCCCTGCTCGTGGGCATCGACCTCACCCGCGACCTGGAGAAGCCGCTCACCGTCTTCACCGTGACGAACGCCGACGGCTCGGAGACCGCGCCGCTCGGCATCCAGGAGGAGGTGCTGTTCCAGAACCTCGGGGTGTACGGTCAGGGAACCGCCCACCCCTTCGAGTCGCTTCCCGGCCTGGGGCTGACGGCGAACGTGCGGTACGACCGGCACAACATCTACGGCGGCGTCGTGAACTACCACGTCGGCCTCGCGCACGCCTTCACTCCGCAGCTGACCCTGAAGCTCCGGACCGGCACGTCGTTCCTGGCGCCGAACCCGCTGTACCTCTATGCCCAGCCGCTCTACGCGGGGGACGTCGTCGGCAACCCCGAGCTCCTCCCCGAGACGGCCATGACGAGCGAGGCGCAGGTGCTCGTGACGCCGTACCCCAAGCTCCTCGTGTCGGTGAACGCGTACCTGACGGACACGAGCGACACCATCGATCTGCTTCCCCAGGGCGCGCAGACCGTCCTGCCGGTGAACATCGGTACGTCGAGGACCCTGGGCCTCGAGACGGAAGCCCGCTGGTCCCATGGGGGGCACAACGTCGTCGCGACACTCCAGGCGCAGAACACGGAGGAGGAGCGGGATGACCCGTTCCTGGGAACCCTCTCGCAGCCGGCCGCCGCCTACCCACGCTTCCTCGCCGAGCTGGCCTGGACGTGGCGCAGCGGCTTCGCGGGAACCGTGGGGCTGCGCGGCCGGTATGTGGGCGCACGCCGGGCGTCGAGGGGGAACGTCCTGCTCGCCAACACGCCCTACCTGTTCGACCCCTACGCGCTCGTCAGCGCCATCTGGATGTACGAGTGGAAGCACGCGCGCGTGCACCTCCAGGTCAACAACCTGCTGGACTCCCGCTATGCCGAGCCCGGCTACAACGGCGTCGATCTGCCCGGCTTCGGGCGCGAGGCCACGCTGGGCTTCACATGGACACCGTGA
- a CDS encoding ABC transporter substrate-binding protein — translation MDTVSTFGRVALLALVLLGGGACEPLDKREYTPSGDSITLGVIETRIPRRTGFAARLAAQEINLAGGVLGRRVEVIVAQDRLCDERHAPGVVSGLLERGVVAIIAATCSAAARADLEVVAPEAANVVIVSPSASSSILTGRPNFYRTIANDDRQGPLLAEEVRRQGVDSAAIVHVDDIYGTGLADGFEQRFTALGGSIMARVSHPTGKTTGFTDEVQRLYAAGKPQAIVIMGFSVGAAGLSRDLVASADISGVRFFASEAVFGPGFLTSADATVAQGMQGLVPTAALDDPNRLRFVEAYEAATGEGFDIEDSGRLQRTYDAVYLMALAMVKGGGATTEALRDNLIAVSGTKAAVGVPVNVGGFAEALELLSAGQEVNYEGASGPLDLDENGEPFRGTYLLWRIDGGQFVFDKALRFP, via the coding sequence ATGGACACCGTGAGCACGTTCGGCCGCGTCGCGCTCCTCGCGCTCGTCCTCCTGGGAGGCGGGGCCTGCGAGCCGCTCGACAAGCGGGAGTACACGCCCTCCGGGGACTCCATCACGCTGGGCGTCATCGAGACGCGCATTCCGCGCCGCACGGGGTTCGCGGCGCGCCTGGCCGCCCAGGAAATCAACCTCGCGGGGGGCGTGCTCGGCAGGCGCGTCGAGGTCATCGTGGCGCAGGACAGGCTGTGTGATGAGCGCCACGCCCCAGGGGTCGTCAGCGGGCTCCTGGAGCGGGGCGTCGTGGCCATCATCGCCGCGACCTGCAGCGCGGCGGCGCGGGCGGACCTCGAGGTCGTCGCGCCCGAAGCGGCGAACGTGGTCATCGTCTCGCCCTCCGCTTCGTCGTCCATCCTCACGGGGCGTCCCAACTTCTATCGCACGATTGCCAACGACGATCGCCAGGGGCCGCTCCTGGCCGAGGAGGTCCGCCGCCAGGGCGTGGACTCCGCCGCCATCGTCCACGTCGACGACATCTATGGCACCGGCCTCGCGGACGGCTTCGAGCAGCGCTTCACCGCGCTCGGCGGCAGCATCATGGCGAGGGTGTCACATCCGACGGGCAAGACGACCGGGTTCACGGACGAGGTCCAGCGCCTCTACGCCGCCGGAAAGCCCCAGGCCATCGTCATCATGGGGTTCTCCGTGGGCGCCGCCGGCCTGTCACGGGACCTCGTGGCTTCCGCCGACATCAGCGGGGTGAGGTTCTTCGCCTCGGAGGCGGTGTTCGGCCCGGGGTTCCTCACGAGCGCGGACGCCACGGTTGCTCAGGGCATGCAGGGCCTGGTTCCCACGGCGGCCCTGGACGACCCGAACAGACTGCGGTTCGTGGAGGCCTATGAGGCCGCCACCGGAGAGGGCTTCGACATCGAAGACTCCGGCCGGCTCCAGCGGACCTACGACGCCGTCTACCTCATGGCGCTCGCCATGGTGAAGGGAGGTGGCGCGACCACCGAGGCGCTTCGCGACAACCTCATCGCCGTTTCGGGCACGAAGGCCGCGGTGGGGGTTCCCGTCAACGTTGGCGGATTCGCGGAGGCGCTGGAGTTGTTGAGCGCGGGGCAGGAGGTCAACTACGAGGGCGCCTCCGGGCCGCTGGACCTGGACGAGAACGGTGAGCCCTTCCGCGGCACCTATCTGCTCTGGCGTATCGACGGCGGCCAGTTCGTGTTCGACAAGGCCCTGCGATTTCCCTGA